One region of Carassius gibelio isolate Cgi1373 ecotype wild population from Czech Republic chromosome A1, carGib1.2-hapl.c, whole genome shotgun sequence genomic DNA includes:
- the LOC128011053 gene encoding sodium/myo-inositol cotransporter-like → MASTMEAADIVVVAMYFVLVLCFGFFAMWKANRGTVSGYFLAGRSMNWVMIGASLFVSNIGSEHFIGLAGSGAASGFAVGAWEFNAILLLQLLGWVFIPVYIHSGVYTMPEYLSKRFGGKRLKVFFAFLTLLLYIFTKLSVDLYSGALFIQESLGWNLYISIILLITITALLTVTGGLAAVIYTDTLQAFLMISGALCLMAISLVKVGGLEGLRTKYMNAFPNITAIELEKNITYSNSCHVHPKQDSFKILRGPLDKDLPWPAFLLGQTPASIWYWCADQVIVQRVLAARNIAHAKGSTLMAGFLKVLPMFIIVIPGMISRVLFADELACIGPEHCMEVCNSKAGCTNIAYPRLVMNIMPVGLRGLMMAVMLAALMSDLDSIFNSASTIFTLDIYKMIRYQASSKELMVAGRMFVILIVAISIAWVPFIVEMQGGQMFLYIQEVSDYLTPPIAALFLLGILWKRCNETGAFWGGIVGFFLGAVRLILAFVYREPDCDTTDVRPAFIKDVHFMYVAAVLFWVSGLVTVVVSLCTDPPSKEQIATATFWGLRDRNQPENGKIHQLSVKTKKEKSVDEVEIKQSSQVIQTGSEIPSNGHLESQHTHKHQGIDHVGGDKRQCVKCFEWFCGFNTNSEEEALDSPFGDDNSNVTEMLKEPPKTKIILNLGLLLVCTLGIFLFVYFSL, encoded by the coding sequence ATGGCATCGACAATGGAAGCAGCAGATATCGTTGTTGTTGCCATGTACTTCGTTCTTGTCCTGTGCTTTGGCTTTTTTGCAATGTGGAAGGCGAATCGAGGTACTGTGAGTGGATACTTCCTGGCTGGTCGTTCCATGAACTGGGTGATGATCGGTGCATCGTTGTTCGTTAGTAACATCGGCAGTGAGCACTTCATCGGCCTTGCTGGCTCAGGTGCAGCAAGCGGTTTCGCTGTAGGTGCATGGGAGTTCAATGCGATTCTACTGCTGCAGCTCCTGGGCTGGGTCTTCATACCTGTTTACATCCACTCAGGTGTGTACACCATGCCAGAGTACCTCTCCAAAAGATTCGGTGGTAAGCGGCTAAAGGTTTTCTTCGCATTCCTAACACTGCTCCTCTACATTTTCACCAAGCTCTCAGTGGATCTTTATTCCGGAGCACTCTTTATCCAGGAATCTCTGGGCTGGAACCTGTACATATCTATAATCCTGCTCATCACTATCACCGCCCTTCTCACAGTCACAGGCGGCCTGGCGGCGGTCATTTACACAGATACTCTGCAGGCGTTCCTCATGATATCAGGAGCACTGTGCCTGATGGCTATTAGTTTAGTCAAGGTGGGAGGTCTTGAGGGTTTGCGCACCAAGTACATGAATGCCTTTCCCAACATCACTGCCATTGAGCTAGAGAAAAACATCACATACTCAAATTCCTGCCATGTGCATCCTAAGCAAGATTCATTCAAGATCTTAAGAGGTCCATTGGACAAAGACCTGCCGTGGCCTGCTTTTCTTCTGGGCCAGACTCCAGCCTCGATCTGGTACTGGTGCGCTGATCAGGTCATAGTCCAGAGAGTCCTGGCAGCCCGAAATATTGCCCACGCCAAAGGGTCAACCCTGATGGCCGGCTTCCTAAAAGTTTTACCAATGTTTATCATTGTGATTCCAGGAATGATTTCACGTGTGCTCTTTGCTGATGAACTCGCTTGCATTGGTCCGGAGCACTGCATGGAAGTCTGTAACAGCAAAGCTGGTTGCACTAACATCGCCTATCCTCGCCTCGTCATGAACATCATGCCTGTTGGTCTACGAGGGTTGATGATGGCGGTGATGCTCGCCGCGCTCATGAGCGACCTAGACTCAATCTTTAACAGTGCCAGTACTATCTTCACCCTTGATATCTATAAGATGATACGTTACCAGGCTTCCTCCAAAGAACTCATGGTGGCGGGACGCATGTTTGTGATCCTCATAGTGGCCATTAGCATAGCTTGGGTGCCATTCATCGTTGAGATGCAAGGTGGTCAGATGTTCCTCTACATTCAGGAGGTGTCTGATTACCTTACGCCACCCATTGCTGCACTGTTCCTGCTTGGCATTCTCTGGAAACGTTGCAATGAGACTGGTGCATTCTGGGGTGGCATCGTGGGCTTCTTCCTAGGAGCCGTAAGACTCATTCTTGCTTTTGTTTATAGAGAGCCGGACTGTGACACAACTGATGTCCGCCCTGCTTTCATCAAGGATGTACATTTCATGTATGTGGCGGCTGTATTGTTTTGGGTTTCAGGGCTTGTGACAGTAGTCGTCAGTCTTTGCACAGATCCACCAAGCAAGGAACAGATTGCTACGGCTACTTTTTGGGGACTACGCGACAGGAATCAACCAGAGAACGGCAAAATTCATCAGCTGTctgtaaaaactaaaaaagagAAGTCAGTGGATGAAGTGGAAATTAAACAGTCATCTCAGGTTATTCAAACTGGGTCTGAaataccttcaaatggccacttGGAGTCTCAACATACCCACAAACACCAGGGCATTGATCATGTAGGTGGAGATAAGAGACAGTGTGTGAAATGTTTTGAGTGGTTTTGTGGTTTTAATACAAATTCTGAGGAAGAGGCACTAGATTCACCTTTTGGAGATGACAACAGTAATGTTACTGAAATGCTCAAAGAACCTCCAAAAACCAAAATTATCCTCAACCTCGGTCTCTTGTTAGTGTGCACACTTggaatatttttgtttgtgtacTTCTCTTTGTAA